The following DNA comes from Eriocheir sinensis breed Jianghai 21 chromosome 37, ASM2467909v1, whole genome shotgun sequence.
CATAAGCTCCACTAAGTTGTTTTAAGCCTCATAATCTAGCATCAATCAACTACTTATTTACCtttaattaatgagaaaaaaaatgttaaccttcacatctcttcctcttcctgccttgCTTTGCCTCTCAAGGAAGGGCACATCCAGGTAAGGCTCCCAAGATGTGGCTGTCAGGGAGTGGCTCAGGAGGGGATCATTAGTAGGGGTGTGACTGACAGGGTTTGGCTGAGAAGGGATGGACAGGCAGGGATGTGGTTGAAGAGTGCAGGACAGACAGGGGTGTGGCTGGAGGGCAAGACAGACAGGAGAGGAGGTGTGGCTAACAGGGTGTGGTTGAGGAGGGCAGGACAGGTAGGGATGTGGTTGAAGAGTGCAGGACAGACAGGGGTGTGACTGATGGAGGGCAAGACAGACAGGAGAGGAGGTGTGGCTAACAGGGTGTGGTTGAGGAGGGCAGGACAGGTAGGGATgtggttgaagggaagggaaatgaggaaggaacaaagggagagaaaaatagaggaaaagaaaggaacattaaaaaaagaaaaaaaaaattccgtcattaaaaaaaaaaattaggggtTCATCTCTGTATTTCCGCTGTTTTCCCAGGGTGCTGCAGCGACGAGAGCCCAGTCAACCGCTTCTGGTGTGGGGACGTGACGGGGCAGTGCACGGCCACCAACGCATTTTGTGACGGCATCGTACAGTGCATGAACGGGGCTGACGAGGGCCGATGCTGGACGAGTGAGTTCCCGAGTGCTTGTGGTCCTTAGAGAAAGCTTGTTATTACTTGTCTTCTTTTAATCTTATTCTGAATGACTGTTGTGATGTTTGTCGAGTGAGTTCATGTGTACTTTTGGTATTAATTTAAAGCCtcttcattttgttgttgttgtattctaAGAGCTTGTGGTCCTTAGAGAAAGCTTGTTTTTGTTGCTTATTCTAATGCTGATATATGGAGTAGAATGAAATAGGGAAGTTGAAGAGGAATAGTAAAATAGGACAGTAGTTAGGGGCAGAAAAATGTGATGATAGTTAGAATAGAAAATAGAatataattaaagagaaaaataggaaaataggaaaaaattaaaatagttacgtccaggaaaaaaaaatgacgatataaaaatgtaaaaaaaaaaaaccaggacaGAATAATTTTACCGAGACCTTTCATTTACATCACTAACACTTTCCCTCCAGCCCCGTGCCCCCAAGACAAGATTGCGCGCTGCCAGACGAGCACACTGTGTCTGGACCTGATGGACCTGTGCAACGGGGAGCCAGCGTGTCCGGGTGGGGAGGACGAAGACCCGCGATTCTGCAGGTCCTTCCCATGCCCCACAGACAGGCCCTTCAGGTAAGACTCAAAAGGACTCGGGAAGAAACGATAGATATAAAattatttcacatttttctttctttcttctttctctctctcttctacataaCTTGTTtggggtcttcgtggtgcagtggttagcacactcggctcacaaccaagagagcccggtttcgattcccgggcggagtggaaaaatttgggtggcttttccgataccctacgccacccagcagtgaatgggtaccaggtattaatcaggggttgtgtcccttctcctggggtctgttcccttctactatgattccttccccttctgtctctctccggcatatgaccacagatgttgcgccgactaaacgaaactttccaaactttccgtAACTTGTttacccacaaaaaaaaaagtccactccCTCTTTCAgcttcctctatccctctctcttctacctaACCTGTTTACCCACAAATGCCAAAGTCCAGCATCCCTTTCAaccctccctctcgtcctctccctctctccctctctctcccaggtGTCGTAGTGGGAAGTGCATCGCCAGGGAGAGCCTGTGTGACGGGGTGTTCAGGGACTGTGCCGAGGGGGAGGACGAGCTGTTTGAGTTCTGCAAGACGGTCCACATCTGCCCGGCCGGTCGGTCCTTCAAGTGTGACTATGGGATTTGTGTGCCGGAGCAGATGGTGTGTGACGGAACCTTTAATTGTCTTGACGCGACGGACGAACTGGTATGTGACCGAAAACACTGTCCGGCTGAGCGCCCCTTCAAGTGCTTAAGTGGCCTTTGTATCAGCATGGATCAGGTATACTACTTGATGCCTACGTGTGGTGCCCCGTCCAAAGGTGCTAgactgtcttactcagcctcttgtaTTTGCCGacctccgacccaaaaactgcctcgtggaccccaataaggagattcacttataattatcgttaaaatagttaattcctgatgtttcttggcaatagttaggcgtcagaatcCGGTAAATActttgctctgagtacgacagtctggtaacggtggtctgtcctctcctctctctctctctctttcctccattgatTCTCTGCAGTTCGTGGAAACTCAAAATTTTGTTCCCTTGTCTTGTGCTGTCTGTTAGGTTGATATtttaagacaccttcgcttctcacatcaacaatttctaaaggttaaagaggggatcagttgggttctaatgagtgttttcttaggttcacggtacagaggaagggtcagactaccaccagggtcatacaactactcctggaaatgcccaaaactcctatgaaagccttgtcaaatatgtgttcttgggcagcgaaatgtcttaaaatatgaCCCTAATTAGTGTCTTGGTAAATAATATACTAAACTTAGGTGATGTAAGTTCCCCTTCTCCTACCCCAGGCCCACACCCAGGGAATATTtgagccccttcccttccccctatgCCACTGGTTAAATAGGTTAAATGCTTCCCATGGGGCTGTATACCTCCTGTGAATTCATCCCCCTCACTCCCAGCCCCACACCCAGGGGATCTTttgccccctctccctcccctgccactGGTTAAATGCTTCCCCTGGGGCTGAATTCCTCCTGTGAAGTCATCCCCCTCACTCCCAGGCCCACACCCAGGGGATCTtgtacccctctccctcccctgccactGGTTAAATGCTTCCCCTGGGGGCTTCAATCCTCCTGTGAAGTCATGATTTTCTATAGTAATTAATTTCCTTCAGTCCCTGCTTTGGTCTGATCATTGGCCCCTGTTTTCAAAGTCATGGTTTTCTATAGTAATCAATTTCCTTCAGTCCCTGCTTTGGTCTGATCATTGGCCCCTGTTTTCAGAGTCATTGTTTTCTATAGTAATCAATTTCCTTCAGTCCCTGCTTTGGTCTGATCATTGGCCCCTGTTTTCAGAGTCATTGTTTTCTATAGTAATCAATTTCCTTCAGTCCCTGCTTTGGTCTGATCATTGCCCCCTGTTTTCAAAGTTATGGTTTTCTATAGTAATCAATTTCCTTCAGTCCCTGCTTTGGTCTGATCATTGGCCCCTGTTTTCAGAGTCATTGTTTTCTATAGTAATCAATTTCCTTCAGTCCCTGCTTTGGTCTGTTCATGAAGCCAATCACGACATAAATGGAACTGCTTATTGCCTGACAAGCCTGAAGTAAAATTAGAAATGCATTGAATCTTGAAATCGGGCATGCACAGATGACTGGTGGCCCGCGTCATTACTTTCCCcctgggccgtattacaagtcgaattcgAGAAGTTCCGGGTCCCCACTGAGTTactcatcccgaactctgtataccctacacccatccacccagcagtgaatgggtaccaggtattaatcgggggttgtgtcctgtctcctgggatctgttcctttctcccataattccttccccttctgtctctctccggcatatgaccacagatgttgcgccgactaaacaaaactttccaactttcccaaactctgtagggacacaaaacttctcggattcgtcTTGCAATACGACCCCCTGGTTCCTGGCTGTGGGTTTGGGTCCTCCACGCACAGCACTACCTCTAGGATGTATAGACAAACCAGAACATGTGTATAGTTGTGGTAGATTGAACTCCATTAACACTGTGTTGGGCCAGACCAATGGGAGGGGAAGTGACTGGGATATAtgattctttgtttctttatccaGGGTGATCATAAAGCACTGAGAAGGACTGACGTTTTCAAGGGAAACTGTGGCGTACTTGTCTgaggatatttatttatttttacaggaaaggaagcagctcaagggcattcAAAAAAAAGtgtcgagagaaaaaaaagccctcttaacactgctcctaaaaaagataaatgtaaagagtagccaaaagagaggtcaatttccgtgATAGACTCAGTCAGACGTCAGGATGTATGCTGAATGTTATATAAACTAACCTCGTAACTCAATTGATGTATGTGCATATCGCTATATTTGTGGATGCGATAGTTTTTTGGGGGTCAGAAAtcggcagtgagtagcgggcttttttttttattatttgttttgttttctttttttttggtgcccttgagctgtctcctttgttgtaaaaaaaaaaaaaaaaaaaaaaaaaaatattgacgttGCCCTAACCTTCCATCGCTGGTCCCTGATACCCGAGACCCAGGCCTATTCATCATCACCAGTGTGCAAATGTGACTGACGAGCTTGTGTTGGTAGTGTTGTTGGTAGTTTGGTTGATTTCTCACTGACCATATCCAGCATCACCAGTGTACCATATGTGACTGACGAGCTTGTGTTGGTAGTCTTGGTAGAGTTGGTTGATTTCTCATTGACCATACCCAGCATCACTAGTGTACATATGTGACTGATGAGCTTGCGTTGGTAGTCTTGGTAGAGTTGGTTGATTTCTCATTGACCATACCCAGCATCACTAGTGTACATATGTGACTGACGAGCCTGTGTTGGTAGTCTTGGTAGAGTTGTTTGGTTCTCATCGACCATACCCAGCATCACCAGTGTACATAATGTGACTGCTTGTGTTGGTAATGTAGTTAATATAGGTCCTCATCTTCACCCCCtgtccatctcctcctcatctcatgcTTCACAGTCCCTGCAGAGAAAGGCCACAGCTTGCATAGTTTTGTCCGCCCTGCCTGACGTGAATGGAGAGTGTTACGGTTAAGACTGAAAATTAAGAATGTCTCCTTGAATGATTTAGGCTTTGGTGGAGTTGCGTATTGGTTGCCATGATGCGTAAATGTGGTGTACGGAAAAGCCCTCTCTGTCACCATCCTGCCTGACGTGAGTGGAGAGAGAGTTACGGTTAAGACTGAAAATTAAGAATGTCTCCTTGAATGATTTAGGCTTTGGTGGAGTTGCGTATTGGTTGTCATGATGCGTAAATGTGGTGTTCATGAAAGTCCTATCAGCCAGATTTATGTATTGTTGCCTAGGTACTTAAATACAAGCTGAGATAATATATGAATGTGGGTGATTGGGCTTCTCTGGGCACCACATAATGATAAAGCCTTTGATATGAAAGGTCCGGCTTACAAGAAGTGGCTGCCAGGTCCTGTTTTGCATCTCATTACGGTATATACTCATGTAGAAGTTTTCCTtcactgtgaaaaaaaaaaagtgaaaatccgCCCCATACGGGTGGCCTCGAAAAATCATTACAGAAATCAGACTTCTTGCACGAGTATCTACAGTAACCTTTAATTCCTCAAGTCCAATCAGTCTTATTTAAAACTGTCCTGTGAATTTCTAAGCAACAAGCCTTAATATATAACTGacaccagggatggagtatttGTGTTCGGTATTCATATTCGAATACCTACGAATAttgtatttgggtgtattcgtttTCATATTCTAATGAATgttgatagaaatcaaagcattctcattcttattcgaATTCAAAGGGAAAGGATTCATATTCTGTGGATAATCTGACGAAcacttcaaaatttattatcagaaataacagccgttgttccttacaactccagtCTTCTGCTGGGCGGACGAGTCACCGTCTTGTACAGTACAGAGTTAGCAGACTGTGACAGTGTGCCTGCTGGAGGCTGACTCAGTTGCCACTTGCCAGTGTGGACGCTGAGTGtgtgttcatgagctcattttactgttgcataacttcatAACAGTTCTACACccagttacgtcaagaaggtattttcaatgaaaagtattcgtGAATGTATACATGAATACTTTCAAAAAGTATTCGTgtttgtattcaaattaaaaccatttcagtgtattcaaatttgtattcgttggaatttgaagtattcatattcgtattcgaatacacaattctcgtattcactccatccctgactGATACCCACGTATCATTCACACGTCACCTCATATCCACCCAGTCAGACATGCCCAAGTTGTAGGATCCATGAGAACACCTTGTCTGTCATGTCTCAGTTGGCTCACTCATTTTGGTGGAGTGACGTTCCATCTTCTGGTCTCGTTATAGAAGCAATATTTTCGTGTGTGATCGTTTTATTCATCCAGCGTCTTGTCCAGCCTTCTGTCATGTAATTGGAAAGGTATATCatgcagaaggaggaagacagcacTTGATCACCGTGTTGAACTTGGTCGTGAAACAGTCCTTTTTTTTGCATATGTAGAAGAAGCAGTTTTTCATGTGGTTATTTTTATGCATTGGTTCATTCAGTTGTCGGCCCACACATGACTTCAGGTGGTCGGACACTTACACCCTATTCTTGGTGCTTCTCGTGTGCAGGTATGTAACGGCGTGCGTGACGGGTGTGACGACGGCTCGGATGAACAGAACTGCACCAGCGTCCTCTGCCCGGCCAGTCGCAGCTTCAAGTGTACCAGTGGACGCTGCCTTGacgggtaagggagggagggagtgctggGTTGTGTATACTGGTGACTCTCTGACCACGCTAATCACATAGGAACATTAGGAATCAGGAGGCTATTTTTTGTGGGTGGGACTTTTTTGGCATAACATAACATGGTATGCGATGTAATGTCCCAGCAAACCTCTAGAGTCCCACATCCTCCTCAGGGGCTTGGTGTGCGATGGGCGGGATGACTGCGGCGACGGCAGTGACGAGCTGAACTGCCCGACGCCATCAAGACCTGAAGCGTCAGCTGTGCCGACGCCCCCCGAGTGCCCAAGCAACACCTTCACCTGCAACAACGGCGCCTGTGTACCTGTGACGCGGGTGGGTGAAGCGGGAGTCCTTACGTCCTTGTGTGTCTTAGTATTGCTTCTTTTGGGTTCATAtataggcaaacacacacacacacacacacacacacaaaaaaaaaaaatgtatatatcacTCCCATCATTCCAGGTGTGTGATGGGAGGAAGAACTGCTTGGAGGGCGAGGACGAGGCTGACTGCGACAAACAAGAGTGCCCCGCCGCCCGCCCACACCGGTGCAAGGACGGCTCATGCGTGGTGGCCTCGGCTCCCTGCAACAACATCAAGGAATGCGCTGACGGCTCTGACGAAATCAACTGCACGCACCCCGACCCCGACCCTGATGCCGACTACGAGGAGTACGACGATTACGAGGAATACGAGTATGATTCCGAGACAGAGAGAccagcacccaccaccaccccgtcaaccaccacaaccaccaccaagaaAACACAGCCCGAGCAGACGATGGTGGAGCACAAGACACACCACGAGGAGACTGACAACGAGGAAGGGTCGCACGAGGCTCCGACGGTGCTCGAGGAACCTGACGCTGAGCCTGAGGTTGAAGACGAGCATGATATTGAGGCGGCCGAGACAATGCTTGAGGAGGTAGCGGAGAGAGAACCAGCTGCCTCCAGTGAGCAAGGCGTGGGTGCTGCCTTACATGTGGGACCATCTGGCATCCTGACTCTACTCCTGGCACCAATGTTCGTCCTAGGGGTGTGGACGAGGTGAAGACCCATCGTAGCGTGacccagtgttgttttggatcaCATCGCCTCTTACGAACGACCTTGAGAAAGAACATCAGTAGTACTTGGGGATGGACTTTTCAGCCTCATGTTGTGATCTAATGTTGCCATGGATGATGAGAGGAGAACATCGTGACTAGAGAACAGCCCAACGGAGGACCACCAGTAACGGAGAACGGGTTAGAGAACGTGCCCCACTACTAGAAAACAGCGTGACGGAGAAACACCAGTAACGGAGAATGGCTTAGAGAACATCATGAATAGAGAACAGCCAAAAAGGGACCACCAGTAACGAAGAACGGCTTAGAGAACATCATGAATAGAGAACAGCCAAAAAGGGACCACCAGTAACGAAGAACGGCTTAGAGAACATCGTGACTAGAGAACGTGCCCCACTACTAGAAAATAGCCTGACAGATGACCACCAGTAATGAAGAACAGCTTAGAGAACATCGTGGCCAGAGAACAGACGGCACTACTAGAGAACAGCCTGACAAAGGACCACCAGTAACGGAGAACGGCTTAGAGAACATCGTGCCCAGAGAACGAACGTCACTACTAGAAAACATTGTGACGGAGAACCACCAGTAACGGAGAATGGCTTAGAGAACATCATGAATAGAGAACAGCCAAAAAGGGACCACCAGTAACGAAGAACGGCTTAGAGAACATCGTGACTAGAGAACGGACGTCACTACTAGAAAACAGCGTGACGGAGAACGGTTAGGGAACATCACGTCACTGCTTTGAGCCTCAAGATGTGACGCTCTGTTGTTTTGGAggataagaaaacagagaaaacattGCCATTAGAGGATAAACTAAAGAAAAATGAACATTACCACCTTAAGACAGTCTGAAGGAGAAACATCACTAAGAACAGACTGGAGAGAGACAAGAACATCGCTGCCGGAGGATTATTTAGACCAAGAACATCAATTGAAAGCACTCTAGAGAAAGAAAATTACGAAGAAAAACCATTAGAAAGAACATTGTGGCTAATTTAAGACTACATAGGCCTGAAACATAAAGTGGGGACAGTCTAGAGAAATAAAATTACTTAGAAAAGCCATTAGAAAGAACATGGTTGCTACTTAAGAACTACATAGGCCTAAAACATCAGTTGAAGACACCGTATAGAAAGAACACTATCAAGAACAGCCTATGGAAAGAACATTGTGGATACTTGAAGATCATAGGCGCAGAACATCACTGGAAAACACTAGAATAAGAACATCGCATTAGAAGAGCTTGTAGGACTCCTGAGGTTCCAgtgcagtgaaggaaggaaggaaggaaggaagtctgtATGTACTATCTAGAGTCCTTTTTGCTCGACCGACTAAGCGACGAAGAGAAAAAACATTGTGGtcgaagaaattaaaaaagaagaagaaaaaagaagtctcAAGGTGCTGGTTGGAATTCATGAGTCCCACTGTAGCcaaggacgaaaagaaaaaaagttagaatgGATTAGAACTGTATTGATATTGCTTTTCGTTAGActgagagagagtggaaaaaaaCTGATTGTGGTCGaagaagttaaaaagaagaagaaaaaagaagtctcAAGATGCTGGTAGGAATTATAAGGCCCCAGAGTaaccaaggaaagaaggaaaaactgtGAACTGTATCAATATTGCTTTTCGTTAGACtgagagagagtgggaaaaaAACTGATTGTGGTCGAAGAAattaaaacagaagaagaaaaaagaagtctcAAGGTGCTGGTAGGAATTCTAAGGACCCACTGTagccaaggaaagaaggaaaaactgtGAACTGTATCAATATCCCTTTTCGTTTGACTGAGAGAGTGGAAAAAAAACTGATTGTGGtcgaagaaattaaaaaagaagaagaaaaaagaagtctcAAGGTGCTGGTGGGAATTCTAAGGCCCCAGAGTaaccaaggaaaggagggaaaactgTGAACTGTatcaaatttttttttgttttgagagagagtggaaaaaaaCTGATTGTGGGTCGaagaaattaaagagaagaaaaaagaagtctcAAGGTGCTGGTGAACTGTATCAATATTGCTTTACGttcaactgagagagagacagagtgaggaAAAAATCTGATTGTCGcccaagaagttaaaaaaaaagtcctcttAAGATGCCTATAGGAATTCTAAGGCCCCACTGTagccaaggaaagaaggaaaaactgcGTGTGTATTAGATTTCGTTCAACCGAGTGTGTGAGGATAGACAGACTGAAGGTGGTCGCGTTGGGCTGAGAGCGTTGTACAGATATATAAACGTAGTGAGTTGTAATTGTGACTGGCTGAGCAAAAGAGTCCATTGTGTTAAGGTTATATTATACGGTCGAGcgagtgcgtgcgtgagtgaggaagaagaagaagaagttgtttATGACAGTTCTTTGGGGGCCGGAAATGCGTCTGTGTATTGAGAGTAAGGAAGAGTTTGTGAGTGGCTTGTTatgggggtgagtgtgtgtgtgtgtgtgtgtgtgtgtgtgtgtgtgtgtgtgtgtgtgtgctgctaaTGATGCTTGTGTAGTTttaatttttattgattttaattgattttattcatatttattcatttttttgttgcttgtggagtctttattttaatatattattgttttcacTCATTTTAGTGTTCATATTTATTCATTGTTATTGCCTTTCAAgttgttatttttcattcatttttatttttattcactttATTCACATGCATTCATTTCTACTGCTTACTTTTATGCTTCCTTATGCTTATTTTCATTCACCCATGAAGGCTGTATATCAGGAGACGCTATTTAAGAAGGGGCCATATTTACGAAGGAAGAGCCTGAGAGGTGATGTTTGAAGATGAGTGCCGAGTGTGTGTGTCGGCCCCCAAAGAACACTGTTACATACCTAGACTCTGGGATGCTGAACTGATACCAAAGTGTTAGTCCTGTAAGGCTACCAAGTCACCTGAGGCTCCGCAGAGTGAAGCTTATATTTGGTAGACACACAGTTCTGGTGGTGACTATATCTTTACTATATACATATGTGCCTGTCCGTGCTGCTTCTCTTAACCCCTTGGcttcggatttcctacaagaagacatcaccaagctacaggaggggagcaaaaagtggccgctacaattcagtgaagaaaaatgacttatagcatacatacatacaggcctgtctttcctgcttctcttaaccccttgaccgtggatttcctacaagaagacatcaccaagctacgggAGGGGAGCAAatagtgtctgctacaattcaatggagaaaaatgtgaagtcctgaaccttcaataccacatgggaaacactccactatccaccacggaggcagagaaagacctgggagcgtatgttaccaggctaccagtgaaggcgaaatccgtgccaatcgcagcggacgggttaacagctCCCTTGATGGCAGGTGCTTGGTGCTGGCCTATGAGAAGGTTGTCATGATATTtgatttttttacggtaaaggaagcagctcaagggtaaaaacaaatgaaaacaaaggagCTCACTACACTCTGCTCCTATTTGAACATATGTCATACTTAGTTTTTGCCATAGAGAGAAATTATATTGTTTTCTGTTGCAATTCAGAAAATGTTATCGTCACGGAAATCTACCATACATGTTTTTTTACTGTAGAGACAAATGTGTTGTTTTTTCGTCGCCAATCACAAACATTTTATCGTCATAGAAATTTGTCATGCGTATATTTCACAGTAGAAACAAATATATAGTTATCTCGGCAATTCACAAAACCTTACGGAAATCTACCATACATGTTTTTTACTGTAGAGACAAATGTGTTGTTTTTTCGTCGCTAATCACAAACATTTTATCGTCATGGAAATCTGTCATGGATATATTTTACAGTAGAAACAAATATATAGTTATCTCGGCAATTCACAAGACCTTATCGTCATGGAAATCTACCATACATGTTTTTTTACTGTAGAGACAAATATGTACTTTTTTCGTCGCTAATCACAAACATTTTATCGTCATGGGAATCTGTCATGGATATATTTCACAGTAGAAACAAATATATAGTTATCTCGGCAATACACAAGACCTTATCGTCATGCATATATATACTTTACAGACAAATCTATAGCGTTTTCTTAGCAATTCACAAAGACGTTGTAGAGTGAATCAGCAGGTCGTGTCCCACCAGCACTGTGACCTCTGACCTAGTTTCTGATCGGTGGAGGTGAAGGTCAGTGGGAGGTCaggccatccaccaccaccaccaccaccaccttgcatcCCCGTCAGGTCACTCACACCAACACTTGCACGATCACCACCAGGCCCCGGGCAGAGCTGGATACTCTGCCCGCGCGAGAGGTAGGCTCCCATGTATAAATCTCTCCATGTATACTGTATATTTTTAAACCCTGATACAGACtgacatatatatacattcttagatacgtagatagatgtAGTCGTTGTGTATTGTGTATTATTCTTTGGCCGTGACCCCGTGgcgtgaagggaagtgaagtatgTATTCTGTGCTATAGATGATGGGAAGTGGAGTGTAGCTTGACtgtaaattgttttttttttttacttatatagaTAGCCTTGTCTCATTTTGGAAAGCTGTTGGTGGCAATATTAAAGTTCCTTAAAATGCCGCAACAcaccttaaaaaaatatatatatactccatCTCAGAAAGGGGGTTATGTAGTCAGGGAAGTACATATCCTGTGCTATACATGATGGAAAGTCGAGTGTAGTTTGAGTTCaggttatgtgtttttttatatagataGTCTTGTCTCATTTTGAAAAGCTGTTGGTGCTGATATTAAAGTTCCTTAAAATGCCACAACACatcagaacaaaaaaatatatactcaagcAGATGTTTTTCTTATATACGTAGATATCCTTGTCTCATTTTGAAAAGTCGCTGGTGCCAATATCAAACAGTTCCTTAAAACGCCACAACACatcagaacaaaaaaatatactctaaagcagatatatttttttttatatagatagcCTTGTCTCATTTTAAAAAGTCACTGGTGCCAATATCAAACAGTTCCTTAAAACGCCACAACACatcagaacaaaaaaatatacactaaagcagatgtttttttttatatacatagaTAGCCTTGTCTCATTTTGAAAAGCTGTTGGTGCCAATATCATACAGTTCCTTAAAATGCCGCAACAcaccttaaaaaaatatatatatactcaatCTCAAAAACAGGATTATGCAGCAGTCAGGTAGAAGTGTTTCGAGTTAAGATAATCTGCAGACGAAGAAAAGGTATGttgctaaaggaaaaaaaa
Coding sequences within:
- the LOC127008378 gene encoding uncharacterized protein LOC127008378 isoform X1, whose product is MAWGADWGGVGRGRVTSLTPNPLLVLLLVLCGASRVLGAMLPPRLSSSQDIVRLQEGQERYVLECNKDVGDDPITYRWLKDNQIVTGVLGYAYRGYNSVLLALHPVEPQHAGTYVCEASNTAGVHSAAIRVIVDSSGARQKAEEGDKPHTDEILSDIATSLSDVLAEGECKCDTMFFIHASTDAPANTIAAQANLVHTIADQMISETNRVSIVTYSDYIDFKLSFGEGTNNCALRDAFKDLTHQQWTTRLEPVMRDTFKKFRKSKGSCKVMFLPIFGSLGAEGADILGAQHLKKLGVKIFILEVTPVALGSVQEMASKRGDGHPYHWRVPQHIWPTIVMNMKYIAEEVVGCMPKEKDIPGVCVGEDGTCTNSTMCRGMGYGCTDGRCIYRECNINPQQPGCCSDESPVNRFWCGDVTGQCTATNAFCDGIVQCMNGADEGRCWTTPCPQDKIARCQTSTLCLDLMDLCNGEPACPGGEDEDPRFCRSFPCPTDRPFRCRSGKCIARESLCDGVFRDCAEGEDELFEFCKTVHICPAGRSFKCDYGICVPEQMVCDGTFNCLDATDELVCDRKHCPAERPFKCLSGLCISMDQVCNGVRDGCDDGSDEQNCTSVLCPASRSFKCTSGRCLDGGLVCDGRDDCGDGSDELNCPTPSRPEASAVPTPPECPSNTFTCNNGACVPVTRVCDGRKNCLEGEDEADCDKQECPAARPHRCKDGSCVVASAPCNNIKECADGSDEINCTHPDPDPDADYEEYDDYEEYEYDSETERPAPTTTPSTTTTTTKKTQPEQTMVEHKTHHEETDNEEGSHEAPTVLEEPDAEPEVEDEHDIEAAETMLEEVAEREPAASSEQGVGAALHVGPSGILTLLLAPMFVLGVWTR
- the LOC127008378 gene encoding uncharacterized protein LOC127008378 isoform X2 — its product is MAWGADWGGVGRGRVTSLTPNPLLVLLLVLCGASRVLGAMLPPRLSSSQDIVRLQEGQERYVLECNKDVGDDPITYRWLKDNQIVTGVLGYAYRGYNSVLLALHPVEPQHAGTYVCEASNTAGVHSAAIRVIVDSSGARQKAEEGDKPHTDEILSDIATSLSDVLAEGECKCDTMFFIHASTDAPANTIAAQANLVHTIADQMISETNRVSIVTYSDYIDFKLSFGEGTNNCALRDAFKDLTHQQWTTRLEPVMRDTFKKFRKSKGSCKVMFLPIFGSLGAEGADILGAQHLKKLGVKIFILEVTPVALGSVQEMASKRGDGHPYHWRVPQHIWPTIVMNMKYIAEEVVGCMPKEKDIPGVCVGEDGTCTNSTMCRGMGYGCTDGRCIYRECNINPQQPGCCSDESPVNRFWCGDVTGQCTATNAFCDGIVQCMNGADEGRCWTTPCPQDKIARCQTSTLCLDLMDLCNGEPACPGGEDEDPRFCRSFPCPTDRPFRCRSGKCIARESLCDGVFRDCAEGEDELFEFCKTVHICPAGRSFKCDYGICVPEQMVCDGTFNCLDATDELVCNGVRDGCDDGSDEQNCTSVLCPASRSFKCTSGRCLDGGLVCDGRDDCGDGSDELNCPTPSRPEASAVPTPPECPSNTFTCNNGACVPVTRVCDGRKNCLEGEDEADCDKQECPAARPHRCKDGSCVVASAPCNNIKECADGSDEINCTHPDPDPDADYEEYDDYEEYEYDSETERPAPTTTPSTTTTTTKKTQPEQTMVEHKTHHEETDNEEGSHEAPTVLEEPDAEPEVEDEHDIEAAETMLEEVAEREPAASSEQGVGAALHVGPSGILTLLLAPMFVLGVWTR